The Priestia aryabhattai genome includes a window with the following:
- a CDS encoding ABC transporter ATP-binding protein, whose protein sequence is MGSIRRYMKFVQPYKWQIVGTVLIGIIKFAIPLLIPLLLKYVLDDIVNGHGMSSSEKIHKMVTIMGISFVIFLVLRPPIEYYRQYYAQWVSSKVLYDIRDQLFSHIQKLSLRYYTNTRAGEVISRVINDVEQTKNFVITGLMNVWLDMMTIVIAIVIMFTMNVPLTLVSIILLPVYAFSVKYFYSRLRHLTRVRSQALAEVQGHLHERVQGISVIRSFAIEPHEQKQFDKQNSNFLQKAINHTNWNAKTFAVVNTITDLAPLIVITFAGYQVITESLSVGTMVAFVAYIDRLYNPLRRLVNSSTTLTQSVASMDRVFEFIDEEYDITDKKDAKECTELHGKVQFEHVSFAYEEEEKPVIHDINLDVEKGKSVAFVGMSGGGKSTLISLIPRFYDVTEGKILIDDIDIKTYKVRSLRDKIGIVLQDTVLFSDTVKNNILLGKPGATDEEVIAAAKAANAHDFIMNLPEGYDTKVGERGMKLSGGQKQRISISRVFLKNPAILIFDEATSALDLESEHYIQEALAELAKDRTTFIVAHRLSTITHVDEIVLLENGRVVERGSHEELIKKKGHYYQLFNVQQLDTF, encoded by the coding sequence ATGGGAAGTATAAGACGCTACATGAAGTTTGTACAGCCATACAAATGGCAAATTGTCGGCACTGTATTAATTGGTATTATTAAATTTGCTATTCCTTTATTAATTCCGCTGCTTTTGAAATATGTTTTAGACGATATCGTAAATGGACATGGCATGTCTTCCTCTGAAAAAATTCATAAAATGGTGACGATTATGGGGATTTCATTTGTTATATTTTTAGTGTTAAGACCGCCCATTGAATATTACAGGCAGTATTATGCTCAGTGGGTATCGAGCAAAGTATTATATGATATTCGGGATCAGTTGTTTAGCCATATTCAAAAGCTTAGCTTACGTTATTATACGAATACTCGAGCGGGCGAAGTGATTTCACGAGTCATTAATGATGTGGAGCAAACAAAAAACTTTGTTATCACAGGCTTAATGAATGTATGGCTTGATATGATGACGATTGTAATAGCCATTGTGATTATGTTTACGATGAATGTACCTTTAACACTGGTATCGATTATTTTGTTGCCGGTTTATGCGTTCTCTGTAAAATATTTTTACAGTCGTCTTCGCCATTTAACAAGAGTTCGTTCGCAGGCTTTGGCGGAAGTGCAGGGTCACTTACATGAAAGGGTTCAAGGGATCTCTGTTATTCGCAGCTTTGCTATTGAGCCTCATGAGCAGAAACAATTTGATAAGCAAAATTCAAATTTTCTACAAAAAGCAATCAATCACACGAATTGGAATGCAAAAACATTTGCAGTAGTGAATACCATTACCGATTTAGCGCCTTTAATCGTGATTACATTTGCTGGATATCAAGTCATCACAGAAAGTCTTAGCGTAGGAACTATGGTAGCATTTGTTGCCTACATTGATCGTTTGTATAATCCGCTTCGCCGTTTGGTCAATTCATCGACTACGCTCACGCAGTCTGTTGCATCTATGGATCGGGTATTTGAGTTCATTGATGAAGAATACGATATTACAGATAAAAAAGATGCAAAAGAATGTACTGAGCTTCACGGGAAAGTTCAGTTTGAGCACGTTTCATTTGCTTATGAAGAAGAAGAAAAACCTGTGATTCATGATATTAATTTAGATGTAGAAAAAGGAAAATCCGTTGCGTTTGTTGGAATGAGCGGGGGAGGGAAATCCACGCTTATTAGCTTAATTCCGCGCTTTTACGATGTAACAGAGGGGAAAATTCTCATTGATGACATTGATATCAAAACCTATAAAGTACGCAGCCTGCGAGATAAGATTGGAATCGTCCTTCAGGATACGGTGTTGTTTAGTGACACGGTTAAAAACAATATACTGCTTGGAAAGCCAGGAGCGACAGACGAAGAAGTAATCGCTGCGGCAAAAGCCGCAAATGCTCATGATTTTATTATGAATTTGCCCGAAGGATATGATACAAAAGTGGGAGAGCGAGGAATGAAGCTGTCAGGGGGACAAAAGCAGCGCATTTCCATTTCGCGCGTATTTTTAAAAAATCCAGCTATTCTTATTTTTGATGAAGCCACTTCAGCTCTAGATTTGGAAAGTGAGCACTATATTCAAGAAGCATTAGCTGAACTGGCAAAAGACCGTACGACCTTCATTGTGGCCCATCGTTTATCTACAATTACTCATGTTGATGAAATTGTACTTTTAGAAAATGGAAGAGTAGTCGAACGAGGTTCTCATGAGGAGTTAATTAAGAAAAAAGGTCACTACTATCAGCTCTTTAACGTTCAGCAGCTTGATACATTTTAA
- the fabL gene encoding enoyl-[acyl-carrier-protein] reductase FabL: MSQKVALVTGSSRGIGKEIALRLAKEGYDIVLNYARSKSAAQEVAEEIKALGREALVVKANVGKVEKIKEMFEQIDEAFGRLDVFVSNAASGVLRPIMELEETHWNWTMDINSKGYLFCAQEAAKRMEKVGGGKIVTISSLGSIRYLENYTTVGVSKAAVEALTRYLAVELAPKNIVVNAVSGGAVDTEALKHFPNRDELLDDARKHTPAGRMVEPKDMVDAVMFLVSDQANMICGQTLIIDGGRSLLM, encoded by the coding sequence ATGTCACAAAAGGTAGCACTAGTTACGGGAAGCAGTAGAGGTATTGGAAAAGAAATTGCCTTACGTCTTGCTAAAGAAGGATACGATATTGTATTGAACTATGCACGAAGCAAAAGTGCAGCGCAGGAAGTAGCCGAAGAAATCAAAGCATTAGGCAGAGAAGCATTAGTTGTTAAAGCAAACGTAGGGAAAGTAGAAAAAATTAAAGAAATGTTTGAGCAAATTGATGAAGCATTCGGTCGCTTAGACGTATTTGTAAGTAATGCGGCTTCAGGGGTTTTACGTCCTATTATGGAATTAGAAGAAACTCACTGGAATTGGACAATGGACATCAATAGTAAAGGGTATTTATTCTGTGCACAAGAAGCAGCTAAACGTATGGAAAAAGTAGGCGGAGGAAAGATTGTTACCATCAGTTCGCTTGGGTCTATTCGCTATTTGGAAAATTATACAACAGTAGGCGTGTCAAAAGCTGCTGTAGAAGCGTTGACCCGCTATTTAGCAGTGGAGCTGGCTCCAAAGAATATTGTGGTAAACGCCGTATCTGGAGGAGCTGTGGATACGGAAGCATTAAAACATTTCCCAAATCGCGATGAGCTTCTAGATGATGCACGCAAGCATACTCCAGCTGGTCGTATGGTGGAGCCAAAAGACATGGTAGATGCAGTTATGTTCTTAGTGTCCGATCAAGCAAATATGATTTGCGGTCAAACGCTTATTATTGACGGAGGGCGTTCACTTTTAATGTAA
- a CDS encoding FUSC family protein: MKLGARILKTGIAITLSLLLGEFLSLPSPIFAAIAAVFAIQPSIYRSYLTILEQIQANVIGAASAVCFGLIFGTHPIIIGFTAVVVIAVNLKLRINNTIGLALVTVIAIMENPGDNFVEYALIRFGTVLLGVFSAFIVNLIFIPPKYETRLYYKIVSTTEEIIKWIRMNLYHASEHTLLKEDIEKMKDNVAKMNQIFDFYKEERTYSTKKRFVKSRKLVLFRQMITVTIRALTTLKLLHRVENDLQVMPQQFQDLIKSEVECLLMYHEQVLLKFIGKLRVQPTTTVPNEACVGKRALIDKFMQYKIYDNDEENKVIYHIFPLISVIIEYSEELEHLDKLIDTFQNYHKDDNSFDINHQRQED; this comes from the coding sequence ATGAAACTTGGTGCCCGCATCTTAAAAACGGGAATTGCCATTACACTTTCATTGTTATTAGGTGAATTTCTAAGTTTACCATCTCCAATATTTGCGGCAATTGCGGCAGTTTTTGCAATTCAACCGTCTATTTACAGATCTTATTTAACGATATTGGAGCAAATACAGGCGAATGTGATTGGAGCTGCTTCTGCAGTTTGTTTTGGACTTATTTTTGGTACCCATCCCATCATTATTGGTTTTACCGCTGTTGTTGTCATCGCAGTCAACTTAAAATTACGTATTAATAATACAATTGGGCTTGCGCTTGTGACAGTAATTGCAATCATGGAAAATCCAGGAGATAATTTCGTTGAATATGCACTTATACGCTTTGGTACAGTGTTACTTGGAGTATTCTCAGCATTTATTGTCAATCTTATTTTTATTCCGCCAAAGTATGAAACAAGATTGTATTATAAAATTGTAAGCACAACGGAAGAAATTATTAAATGGATTCGCATGAATCTTTATCACGCATCTGAGCACACATTGTTAAAAGAAGATATTGAAAAAATGAAAGACAATGTGGCTAAAATGAATCAAATCTTTGATTTTTACAAAGAAGAACGCACTTATTCAACCAAAAAACGTTTTGTTAAGTCACGCAAGCTCGTTTTATTTCGTCAAATGATTACCGTAACAATACGAGCTCTTACAACCTTGAAACTACTCCACCGAGTAGAAAATGATCTTCAAGTCATGCCGCAGCAATTTCAAGATTTAATCAAATCTGAAGTTGAGTGCCTGTTAATGTATCATGAGCAAGTATTATTAAAATTCATTGGGAAATTACGCGTACAGCCAACCACTACTGTACCAAACGAAGCCTGCGTTGGAAAACGAGCTTTAATCGATAAATTTATGCAGTACAAAATATACGATAATGATGAAGAGAATAAGGTTATTTATCATATCTTCCCTTTAATTTCTGTCATCATTGAGTATAGTGAAGAGTTAGAGCATCTTGATAAGCTGATTGATACGTTCCAAAACTATCACAAAGATGATAACTCATTTGATATTAATCATCAGCGACAAGAAGATTAA
- a CDS encoding YgaB family protein, whose product MKKFDQLVTQQLETMDQLLFLQSEIERCQEIEGELIKLHEEAELHSVQDEISKMKLKLKEIQLTFEAQTEDIIRTYKSEGACSTLA is encoded by the coding sequence ATGAAAAAATTTGATCAGCTAGTGACTCAACAATTAGAGACCATGGATCAACTTCTGTTTTTGCAGTCTGAGATTGAGCGCTGTCAGGAAATCGAAGGTGAACTAATAAAACTTCATGAAGAAGCAGAGCTTCATTCTGTGCAAGATGAAATTAGTAAAATGAAGCTAAAATTAAAAGAGATTCAATTGACGTTTGAAGCACAAACCGAAGACATTATTCGTACATATAAAAGTGAAGGGGCTTGCTCTACACTTGCTTAA
- the ntdP gene encoding nucleoside tri-diphosphate phosphatase, producing the protein MGIPVEGETIQIHSYKHNGHIHRVWDRTTVLKATNNLVIGGNDRTVVTESDGRTWVTREPAICYFHAQQWFNVIGMIREDGIYYYCNISSPFIYDDNEALKYIDYDLDIKVYPDMTYTLLDEDEYEKHRKEMNYPEVIDRILHNHVEELKGWIRQRKGPFAPDFIDIWYERFLTYRHS; encoded by the coding sequence ATGGGAATTCCGGTGGAAGGAGAAACAATTCAAATACACAGCTACAAGCATAATGGACATATTCATCGCGTGTGGGATCGGACAACCGTATTAAAAGCAACCAATAACTTAGTGATTGGAGGAAATGATCGTACGGTCGTTACAGAATCAGATGGACGAACATGGGTCACAAGAGAGCCTGCAATTTGTTATTTTCATGCTCAGCAGTGGTTTAACGTCATTGGGATGATTCGTGAAGATGGAATTTATTATTACTGTAATATCAGTTCGCCGTTCATTTATGATGACAATGAAGCGCTCAAATATATTGATTATGATTTAGATATCAAAGTCTATCCAGATATGACATACACACTTCTTGATGAAGATGAATATGAGAAGCATCGAAAAGAAATGAATTATCCAGAAGTAATTGACCGTATTTTACATAATCACGTAGAGGAGTTAAAAGGTTGGATTCGACAGCGAAAAGGCCCGTTTGCTCCAGATTTCATTGACATTTGGTATGAGCGCTTTTTAACATATCGGCATTCTTGA
- the mutY gene encoding A/G-specific adenine glycosylase — protein MKQSKDIVQNFDIRAFQDDLISWFEQEQRILPWRQDQDPYKVWVSEIMLQQTRVDTVIPYFNNFISKFPTIKDLAYANEDDVLKAWEGLGYYSRARNLQTAVREVHEQYGGEVPNTPAEISKLKGVGPYTTGAILSIAYGVPQPAVDGNVMRVLSRILSVWDDIAKPKTRKLFEDIVHEIISKDNPSYFNQGMMELGAIVCTPTSPSCLLCPVREYCRAFEEGVQNELPVKSKKKAPRALQLAAAVIKDEEGNYLIHKRPSKGLLANLWEFPNIEVDLSIAPDHQQLQAFIQNEYGADIKIHAPFTTIQHVFSHIVWNITVYEAELVSDISALKNLKVVSEKELEQYAFPVSHQKILKEYLLVK, from the coding sequence GTGAAACAAAGTAAAGATATTGTACAAAATTTCGATATTCGAGCATTTCAAGATGACCTAATCTCTTGGTTTGAGCAGGAACAGCGCATTTTACCTTGGCGTCAAGATCAGGACCCTTATAAAGTTTGGGTATCTGAAATTATGCTTCAACAAACGAGAGTAGATACGGTCATTCCGTATTTTAATAATTTTATTAGCAAATTTCCCACTATCAAAGACTTAGCTTATGCGAATGAAGACGATGTTTTAAAAGCGTGGGAAGGGTTAGGCTATTATTCCCGTGCCCGTAATTTACAAACTGCCGTTCGAGAAGTTCACGAACAATACGGGGGAGAAGTTCCAAATACGCCAGCAGAAATCTCTAAATTAAAAGGAGTAGGTCCCTATACAACAGGAGCCATTTTAAGTATTGCCTACGGAGTGCCGCAGCCTGCTGTAGATGGAAATGTCATGCGTGTGCTATCGCGCATTTTATCCGTTTGGGATGATATTGCAAAACCGAAAACAAGAAAGCTGTTTGAAGATATCGTGCATGAAATTATTTCAAAAGATAATCCTTCCTATTTCAATCAAGGCATGATGGAACTTGGTGCCATTGTCTGTACACCAACTTCTCCTTCCTGTTTGTTATGTCCAGTTCGCGAATACTGCCGCGCGTTTGAAGAAGGAGTGCAGAATGAGCTTCCTGTTAAATCAAAGAAAAAAGCGCCGCGTGCTCTTCAGCTTGCTGCAGCGGTGATTAAAGACGAGGAAGGAAATTATCTGATTCATAAACGTCCAAGCAAAGGACTTTTAGCTAACCTATGGGAATTTCCAAATATAGAAGTAGATCTTAGTATAGCGCCAGATCATCAGCAGCTTCAGGCATTTATTCAAAATGAGTACGGAGCTGATATTAAAATCCATGCACCGTTTACGACAATTCAGCATGTGTTTTCTCATATCGTCTGGAACATCACAGTATATGAAGCAGAGCTTGTAAGTGATATCAGTGCATTAAAAAATTTGAAAGTGGTTTCTGAAAAAGAGTTAGAACAATATGCATTTCCTGTTTCCCATCAAAAAATCTTAAAAGAATATTTACTTGTTAAATAA
- a CDS encoding gamma-type small acid-soluble spore protein, with translation MAKQTNKTASGTSTQHVKNQNAQASKNNFGTEFGSETNVQEVKQQNAQAAANKSQNAQASKNNFGTEFASETSAQEVRQQNAQAEAKKNQNSGKYQG, from the coding sequence ATGGCAAAACAAACAAACAAAACAGCATCTGGTACAAGCACACAACACGTGAAAAACCAAAATGCTCAAGCATCTAAAAACAACTTCGGTACTGAATTTGGTAGCGAAACAAATGTACAAGAAGTGAAACAACAAAATGCACAAGCTGCGGCAAACAAAAGCCAAAATGCTCAAGCATCTAAAAACAACTTCGGTACTGAATTTGCTAGCGAAACAAGTGCTCAAGAAGTGAGACAACAAAACGCACAAGCTGAAGCAAAGAAAAACCAAAACTCTGGTAAATACCAAGGTTAA